A stretch of DNA from Streptomyces diastaticus subsp. diastaticus:
TCCTCGGCCGCCCCGGAGGACGACCGCCACCGTGCGGAGCTTGGTCCGGCGGTCCGCCTCAGCGTCGTTGCGATCCTCGGCCGCCCCGGAGGACGACCGCCACCCTGGTTGGTCAGGGGTTTTGGCCATCTGAGTACTCACGAGAGCCAGCTGAAGAATGCCCATTAGCGCACATATCCGGCATTCTCCTTAGGTGTGATGGGCGTGTCGCGTGTGTGCTTGAGGTTCCGAAGCGGAGCGTGCCGTCGCCTACAGGATCAGGTCGCTGCGATGTGGGTGAGGTGCTGCCGCTCCGAGAGTTTGGACGGTTTCTGTGCCTGAGGGGGGCAGTCGGTAGATCCGTACACTGTCGGTTTCGGTGTTGATCAGGTCCTCGATGTCGTATGTGAGCTGCAGCAGGGTTTGGTCGTCCGTGATGATCTCGAAGACGGATTTTTGCACGCGGATGCCGTGTCCCTCGCAGAGCTTGGCTACGCGGCGGAGTCTGCGGCGGCCTTCGGGCGTGGTGGTGTCGACGTCGTAGGTGAGGAGGAGTTCCATCAGGCTGCGGCCCAGGGCAGGTAGGCGGGGAGGTCTCCTCGGAGGTGTCGGGCCAGGATGCGTGCTTGGACGACTGGTAGGAGGCCGGCGGGGATGTCGCGGCCAACGATGGGGTGTTCCCAGGGCTGTGTCTTCCAGTCCTGCCAGGCTGTGATGACGGCTTTCCGGGCGTCGTCGGTCAGGTGGACGGCGCCTCCGGGGTTGGTTTGGAAGTGGGTTGGGCGGAGTTGCCGGCGGTTGAGCAGGGTCAGGGCGAACCGGTCGGCCAGTGCGGGGCGGAACTCTTCCATGAGGTCCAGGGCGAGAGCCGGTTTGGCAGGGCGGATTCCGTGAAGGAAGCCGATGTAGGGGTCAAGGCCGACTTGTTCGGCGGCTCCGTGGACGAGTCCTCGGAGTAGTCCGTAGGTGTAGGAGAGCAGAGCGTTGACCGGGTCGGTGGGCGGCCGGCGGTTGCGATGAGAGAAGGCCGGAACTCCGTCGGTGGGCCGGATGGCGAAGGCCAGGGCGGCGAAGTGGGTGCGGGCGGCGTTTCCTTCCACGCCCATAAGGATGTCGAGGGATTCAGCGGTGCTGGTGGCCGCGATGCCCTCTGCCAGTGAGGCGGCTGCTTCGCGTAGGCGGGTTCTTGATGTGGGGGTGGCATCTCTGGCGGCTCGCAGAAGGACCCAGCGGCTGTTGCGGATCTTCCCGGCGACGAGGTTGCGGGCGATGCCGAGTCGGGCTTCGGCATCTGCGTGGCATTGGTGTTGGGCATGGCGGAGGAGAACGTTGCCGTGGATGGCTCCGTCGAGGCGAGCGAGGTAGCGGCCTCCTCTGGTCATCCAGGTGACCGGTCTGCGGTCTTGGGCGCAGCGGGTGATCAGTTCCGTGGAGAGGTTGATGTGGCCGTACAGGACGATGGCGTCGATGCGGCGCAGTGGAAGTATCTGGCGTCCGGGAGTGTCGGGTAGGTGGACGCGCAGGCTGTCCTGTTCGAGACGGAGGTCGGCACCCTGGGTCTGTACGTAGAGGGTGTTGAGGAGTTCGGTGGTCACGCTGGGTTGTCCTGGTGGTCAGGGGTGTGGAGTGCGGTGAGAGCTTGTTGGTAGCGGCGGGTGTCGGCGAGGGCTTGGGGCATGCAGTGGGTGGCCATGGAGCAGCGTCGGCATCGGGTATCGGCTGCAGGGGCGGGGAGGTGGCCGCTGTCGAGGAGAGTTCGGACAGCATGTGCGGTGTGAAGGACGCGGCTTCGCAGGGTGTCGTCGATGGTGATGAGGTGGCGTCTGCGGTCGGCGGCGGAGAAGATGGCGGCCTCGGGGACGGGGCGCTGGAACATGGATTGCAGGCAGAGGGCCTGTGCTGCGGCTTGGACGTCGGCAGGGCCGCCGGGGATGTAGCGGCCGGACTTGTGTTCGATGGGCAGGATGCGGCCGTCGTGGTGCAGTTCGACGGTGTCGCATGTACCGGTGAGGCCGTAGTCGTCGTGCCAGACGGGCAGGGCGTGCAGGGTGCGGATGGTGCCGCGTCCTTTGTTGCCTGGGGTGTCGACGCGTTGGTGCAGGTGGGTGCCGCGGATCGTGGCGGCATCGTCGGTGAAGGCGTCTTCGAGCAGGATGAGGCCGCACTGGCGTGGGCAGTAGGCGTGGTGCTCCAGGGCGGAGAGCGTGATCTGGGTGGGTTCGCGCTCTCCGCCTGGGCTGGTGTGTGGGGTGGTCATCCGGTGGTGCGCGGGAGGAGGGTGGTCAGGGTGATGCCGGGCGGGAGGTCGGTATCGCGGATTTCGACGGTTCCGTAGTCGGTGAAGGTTCGGGCGTTGACGTCGCCGCGAGCTTTGACGGTGATGCGGTCGAAGAGTTCGTGGGAGGGGGCGCGGCCGAAGGCGTCGTCGTGGGTGAAGACGTACAGACCGCGCAGGGCGAGGTTGGCGCGGGCGGCGGCGCGGTCGTGTTCGAGCATGATCTCGAAGGCGCGCCAGAAGAGGGCGAGGTCGTCGCTGGTGACGCCGGTGCGGTGGGCGAGGGGGGCGCTGAAGTGTCCGGTGCCGCGGTAGAGGGCGTAGGGGACGACGTACTTGGAGCCCATCTCGGTCTCTTTGCCCTTGGCGTCGCTGTCGTCGGCTTTGCTGCGCTCGCGCCACGCCTTGGCGTCTTCTTCTTTGGTGGGGGTGACGCGGGTGATGCCGATGTCGAGGGGGGTGATGGGGTCGATGGTGCGGGAGAAGCCGATCTGGACGGGGCCCTGGACGCGGCCGGCCTGCTTGGTGGGCTTGCCCGTGGTCATGACGGCGCCGAACATCCGCACGTCGAAGAAGTTGCGGCACATCCATTCCTGGGCGGACTTCTGGTCCGTGACCTGGCTGTCGGTGTAGGCGCGTTCGTGCTGGCTGTTGAGGGCGGTGCCGGCTTCGACGTAGATCTCGCGGCCTTCGCGCGGTTCGAGGGTGTTGATGAGGGCGACGGTGTTGCGGATCTTGCGCTTGATGGCGACGTCGGTGATCAGGCCTTGGCCGCTGACCAGGTCGGTGCGGGGCATGCCGGCGTTGTCGGGGTCGCCGTTGGGGTTGGAGTCGATGGCCTCGATGAGGAAGACGAAGTCGTGCTTGCGGGTGGGGTCCAGGTGAGCGTCGCTCATGGTCATGATGTGA
This window harbors:
- the cas2 gene encoding CRISPR-associated endonuclease Cas2, yielding MELLLTYDVDTTTPEGRRRLRRVAKLCEGHGIRVQKSVFEIITDDQTLLQLTYDIEDLINTETDSVRIYRLPPSGTETVQTLGAAAPHPHRSDLIL
- the cas1c gene encoding type I-C CRISPR-associated endonuclease Cas1c, whose protein sequence is MTTELLNTLYVQTQGADLRLEQDSLRVHLPDTPGRQILPLRRIDAIVLYGHINLSTELITRCAQDRRPVTWMTRGGRYLARLDGAIHGNVLLRHAQHQCHADAEARLGIARNLVAGKIRNSRWVLLRAARDATPTSRTRLREAAASLAEGIAATSTAESLDILMGVEGNAARTHFAALAFAIRPTDGVPAFSHRNRRPPTDPVNALLSYTYGLLRGLVHGAAEQVGLDPYIGFLHGIRPAKPALALDLMEEFRPALADRFALTLLNRRQLRPTHFQTNPGGAVHLTDDARKAVITAWQDWKTQPWEHPIVGRDIPAGLLPVVQARILARHLRGDLPAYLPWAAA
- the cas4 gene encoding CRISPR-associated protein Cas4, giving the protein MTTPHTSPGGEREPTQITLSALEHHAYCPRQCGLILLEDAFTDDAATIRGTHLHQRVDTPGNKGRGTIRTLHALPVWHDDYGLTGTCDTVELHHDGRILPIEHKSGRYIPGGPADVQAAAQALCLQSMFQRPVPEAAIFSAADRRRHLITIDDTLRSRVLHTAHAVRTLLDSGHLPAPAADTRCRRCSMATHCMPQALADTRRYQQALTALHTPDHQDNPA
- the cas7c gene encoding type I-C CRISPR-associated protein Cas7/Csd2: MTMSDAHLDPTRKHDFVFLIEAIDSNPNGDPDNAGMPRTDLVSGQGLITDVAIKRKIRNTVALINTLEPREGREIYVEAGTALNSQHERAYTDSQVTDQKSAQEWMCRNFFDVRMFGAVMTTGKPTKQAGRVQGPVQIGFSRTIDPITPLDIGITRVTPTKEEDAKAWRERSKADDSDAKGKETEMGSKYVVPYALYRGTGHFSAPLAHRTGVTSDDLALFWRAFEIMLEHDRAAARANLALRGLYVFTHDDAFGRAPSHELFDRITVKARGDVNARTFTDYGTVEIRDTDLPPGITLTTLLPRTTG